In the Paenibacillus pabuli genome, one interval contains:
- a CDS encoding PQQ-binding-like beta-propeller repeat protein: MKVTTKQTLSRLVKTSVAAALFLSPASAFYEIGLGHVSAASAVNHTSINLKPFWTKTVGDPNKINTRATLLKNDLYYTVGNTYIAFDPLAGKTRWTVQASAVSQTVTDGQSVWFTDAKGQLLKLNAKSGKLQWKVKTQVSPKKGERYSNYSLHLADGVIYVGDEYGLTAYRASNGKVKWKTKSNNHGFNLLQTGDMLVVSTTISGALTTSGLQGIEAKSGKVKWTLTDGNHQDILYSDGQTLYSRDESSGIDAGYAANIDEIRLSNGVVKATRSYIPVDFVEVQSASDVVSDGDNFYVIGKYDDEQKQAVISRFPVDGRSGEEPDKTYTFDAPVVDWSFANRDGVAYVSLKNGRQIALDTESGKTLAAVHYKGDPLSILVGQDVMIVQHGANISGVKITSPANRR, translated from the coding sequence AGGCCATGTATCAGCCGCATCAGCAGTTAATCATACATCTATAAATCTGAAACCGTTTTGGACCAAAACGGTAGGAGATCCGAATAAAATAAATACTAGGGCCACATTATTGAAGAATGACCTTTATTATACAGTTGGCAATACGTATATTGCGTTTGACCCCCTTGCTGGCAAGACCCGCTGGACAGTTCAAGCCTCGGCAGTATCCCAGACGGTAACGGATGGTCAATCGGTATGGTTTACGGATGCAAAGGGACAACTTCTAAAGCTGAATGCCAAATCAGGCAAGTTGCAATGGAAAGTCAAAACGCAAGTAAGTCCCAAAAAGGGAGAGCGGTATTCAAATTATAGCTTGCATCTCGCCGATGGAGTGATCTATGTCGGGGATGAATATGGATTGACGGCATACCGTGCTTCCAACGGAAAGGTAAAGTGGAAAACAAAAAGTAACAATCACGGATTCAACCTTCTTCAAACCGGAGATATGCTTGTGGTGTCTACCACGATCTCAGGTGCGTTGACGACGAGCGGATTACAAGGAATTGAGGCAAAGAGCGGCAAAGTAAAATGGACACTAACCGATGGAAATCATCAGGATATTCTTTACTCAGATGGCCAAACGTTATATTCTCGCGATGAATCAAGCGGCATTGACGCTGGGTATGCTGCAAATATTGATGAAATTCGCTTAAGCAATGGAGTTGTAAAGGCCACCCGGTCGTATATCCCGGTAGATTTTGTGGAAGTGCAAAGTGCATCCGATGTTGTCTCGGATGGAGATAACTTTTATGTCATTGGAAAGTACGATGACGAGCAAAAGCAAGCTGTGATTTCACGTTTTCCAGTGGATGGCCGGTCTGGCGAAGAACCTGATAAAACTTACACCTTCGATGCTCCGGTAGTGGATTGGTCATTCGCAAACCGTGATGGTGTTGCATATGTCAGTTTGAAGAACGGAAGGCAGATCGCTTTAGATACGGAAAGCGGCAAAACGTTAGCCGCTGTACATTACAAAGGAGACCCGTTATCAATTCTCGTCGGACAGGACGTGATGATCGTCCAGCACGGCGCCAATATTAGTGGTGTAAAGATAACATCGCCGGCCAATAGAAGATGA